In Terriglobales bacterium, one genomic interval encodes:
- a CDS encoding carboxypeptidase-like regulatory domain-containing protein, whose translation MKRLLMIAGLSVALLAVAAAQKQDKNASQLRSVTGTVLGKEDAPLPNAIVYLKNTKTLAVRTYIANASGEFQFNALSPNVDYELFAEYDGKKSPTKTVSSFDSRTKVHLNLHIDAEPKKA comes from the coding sequence TTGAAACGGCTCCTGATGATCGCGGGCCTAAGCGTCGCACTGCTGGCTGTCGCGGCGGCGCAAAAGCAGGACAAAAACGCGAGCCAGCTGCGCTCGGTGACCGGCACCGTCCTGGGCAAAGAGGACGCCCCGTTGCCGAACGCCATCGTGTATCTGAAGAACACCAAGACGCTCGCGGTGCGCACCTACATTGCCAACGCGAGCGGGGAGTTCCAGTTCAACGCGCTCTCGCCCAACGTGGATTACGAGTTGTTCGCCGAGTACGACGGGAAGAAGAGCCCCACCAAGACGGTCAGCTCATTTGATTCGCGCACCAAAGTGCACCTGAACCTGCATATCGACGCGGAGCCGAAGAAGGCGTGA